A stretch of Octopus bimaculoides isolate UCB-OBI-ISO-001 chromosome 23, ASM119413v2, whole genome shotgun sequence DNA encodes these proteins:
- the LOC106875436 gene encoding uncharacterized protein LOC106875436: protein MVEPAKEKEFLRKKFRVEEVLKKKFKMCDGGLFEVQDNINMFPVFNPVLQSPATNHVSSPVSLAPSFTRPSRGVATAFPLPQLQSLNQTSVPQVAAKLRHSQPQHSYYHHQMQHFPKSSQQQHQQQQQQQQQQQQQQHLQHHRQQQQQQQIQLPQIHHLQQLKQQQQQHHLQQQKHQQEEHKLLSQSPHHVSLPSQHHQQHHHHQQQQQQHHHHQQQQQQQQQQQQQQQQQQPMFRVYSPIQEPGEILLPPLQPVNQKHLLSSVHENVLMPHQDQPQQCQDGQKKAIPQPNPEPQSKEIEKDHKSTQVQSHVNTTVGYQKVEKTCPMRFIDLLKNLSHVEGTIAWCMDLGLIPSSHTCHRCGAMMQLKPCPATVTSDGYIWQCNKQKSGVKCDTSRSLRAGSWFSQSNLTLEEVLQITYWWTQCVSEDFLVYQTAVSKPSVLDWCNYCQELCLTYLMKQSQSIGGPGTVVEIDEAMFYGRNGHRLSGQWIFSGIQQKSNWSCFIFPVGEKTDGTGLIEVIERWVKPGTTVLCNWNPTDRLTDDGHTYLKFTYNMTFKCVEDMEVNDGSINENGDLSLKDTPVIAKNFWKEIRASSTSTDNVTCETITFDSAMAESIWRKQQGEEDIFLSFIKAVKFAYS from the coding sequence ttcAAGATAACATCAACATGTTTCCAGTTTTCAATCCTGTGCTGCAGTCACCGGCGACCAACCATGTATCATCTCCAGTCTCTCTTGCACCATCATTCACTCGTCCTAGCCGTGGAGTCGCTACAGCTTTTCCATTACCCCAGCTGCAGTCACTCAACCAAACATCGGTGCCACAAGTTGCTGCCAAACTTCGCCATTCTCAACCTCAACATTCTTATTATCACCATCAAATGCAGCATTTTCCCAAATCATcccagcagcagcatcaacaacagcagcaacaacagcagcagcagcagcagcagcagcacctccAGCATCacagacaacagcaacagcagcagcagatacAGTTGCCACAAATACATCATCTACAGCAGttgaagcagcaacaacagcagcatcatctgcagcagcagaAACATCAACAAGAAGAACATAAGCTACTCTCACAGTCACCCCATCATGTGTCACTACCAtcacaacatcatcaacaacatcatcatcatcaacaacaacaacaacaacatcaccatcaccaacaacaacaacagcagcaacaacaacaacaacaacaacagcagcagcagcagccaatgTTTCGAGTGTACTCTCCTATTCAAGAACCAGGTGAAATACTGTTACCTCCCCTGCAGCCAGTCAACCAGAAACATCTGTTATCATCGGTGCATGAAAATGTATTGATGCCTCACCAAGACCAGCCACAGCAATGTCAAGATGGCCAGAAGAAAGCTATACCTCAGCCAAACCCCGAACCACAATCAAAAGAAATTGAGAAGGACCACAAAAGTACCCAGGTACAATCCCATGTCAATACAACAGTTGGCTATCAGAAGGTGGAGAAAACATGTCCAATGCGATTCATTGATTTATTGAAGAATTTAAGCCACGTTGAAGGTACAATTGCTTGGTGCATGGACCTAGGCCTGATTCCGTCATCTCATACATGTCACCGGTGTGGTGCAATGATGCAACTAAAACCTTGTCCAGCTACTGTGACAAGTGATGGTTACATATGGCAGTGTAACAAACAAAAATCTGGTGTCAAATGTGACACTTCTCGGTCACTGCGAGCAGGCAGCTGGTTCTCCCAGAGCAATCTGACTCTTGAAGAAGTTTTACAGATCACATATTGGTGGACACAATGTGTTTCTGAAGACTTCCTTGTTTACCAAACTGCAGTTAGTAAACCGTCTGTTCTTGATTGGTGCAATTATTGCCAGGAACTCTGTTTGACCTACTTGATGAAACAGAGCCAATCCATCGGAGGACCAGGAACAGTTGTAGAAATCGATGAAGCCATGTTTTATGGTCGGAATGGTCACCGTTTGTCTGGTCAGTGGATTTTCAGTGGCATTCAACAGAAAAGTAACTGGTCTTGCTTTATCTTCCCAGTTGGAGAAAAAACAGATGGAACTGGTCTTATAGAGGTTATTGAACGCTGGGTGAAACCTGGCACGACAGTCCTGTGTAACTGGAACCCTACTGATCGTCTCACCGACGATGGACATACATACCTGAAGTTTACATACAATATGACCTTCAAGTGTGTTGAGGATATGGAGGTGAATGATGGAAGCATCAATGAGAATGGTGATTTGTCTCTGAAGGACACCCCTGTGATTGCAAAGAATTTCTGGAAGGAAATTCGTGCATCTTCCACGTCAACAGATAATGTGACCTGTGAAACTATAACATTTGATAGTGCAATGGCAGAAAGTATCTGGCGTAAACAACAGGGAGAAGAagatatctttctttcatttatcaaaGCTGTTAAATTTGCCTATAGTTAG